A stretch of Planococcus citri chromosome 5, ihPlaCitr1.1, whole genome shotgun sequence DNA encodes these proteins:
- the LOC135847884 gene encoding uncharacterized protein LOC135847884, which yields MKKSSIIVLFVVVFKTTTSAGVSSFVNRTEFSSKNNILQPRDIFSDTIAPAVKNTFDYVWGFLSTVVNFITAAIWNTIPFQPSTSTNVNAGDIPVLDFQKTVIIEGSNGNITINQKIVYSNDEALKNGNVRIQIIEGNFYVNGNLVAKKDTEPVVPGVYSTHDFKYSGVSSFTLKLEPDGFMDYVDDKGSKEHVNYITRITSS from the exons atgaagaaatcgtCGATTATCGTTTTATTCGTCGTTGTTTtcaag ACCACCACTTCAGCTGGTGTATCATCGTTCGTGAATCGAACTGAATTCTCCAGTAAAAATAATATTCTGCAACCTCGTGATATATTCTCAGATACGATTGCACCAGCTGTAAAAAATACATTCGATTACGTGTGGGGTTTTTTGTCTACTGTGGTGAATTTTATTACAGCGGCCATATGGAATACTATTCCGTTTCAGCCAAGTACCAGCACAAATGTTAATGCAGGAGATATCCCAgttctggattttcaaaaaaccgtAATCATAGAAGGCAGTAATGGTAACATAACCATTAATCAGAAAATCGTATACTCTAATGATGAGGCTTTGAAGAATGGAAATGTTCGCATACAAATTATTGAAGGGAATTTCTACGTGAACGGAAATTTAGTAGCGAAAAAAGATACAGAACCAGTTGTACCGGGTGTTTATTCGACGCACGACTTCAAGTATTCTGGGGTGAGCAGTTTTACATTGAAATTAGAACCTGATGGGTTTATGGATTATGTCGACGATAAAGGGTCCAAGGAGCATGTAAATTATATCACTCGAATTACTTCCTCCTaa
- the LOC135848287 gene encoding uncharacterized protein LOC135848287, which translates to MQVKLFKCETRVGVEIITQVLAFSSPIVTNEMNIFTILILLDVLYQVTSHLAVVTNKNSPLKNSVILNLAPTSTQTPVYFSSVPTVTKLQSKPHYGNNSNLLQPRNIVDILKSPIEQLLDYLIGTLYVINNIIKNQQSSATLTGPEKPPRVIFPKAIEKPVEKIFLAPVIKKENPIPKNNINKSPILTPIKQSPPPKPIVKKPIQSMTKKPSFPPDSTNFKNSILFSYLGDLIGLGDSSSDPLINAKIADRIPTQQPGVTVTVEGKNNSIYIDNMLRYPNDEIFKNDHEVRIRIRSGDFYVNNNLVLKKGRSDHDHVFYSTHELKHRGVSYFVLKIYSNGTLQYHDNKVKAQSVNYYTPVLSLGSNKFNFF; encoded by the exons atgcaggtGAAATTATTCAAGTGTGAAACTCGTGTAGGTGTTGAAATAATAACACAAGTTCTAGCATTTTCCTCGCCAATAGTAACAAACGAAATGAATATATTTACAATTCTGATCCTGTTGGATGTTTTATATCAA GTAACTTCTCACTTAGCTGTGGTGACAAATAAAAACAGCCCTTTAAAGAATTCAGTGATACTCAATTTAGCACCGACATCTACACAAACACCTGTATATTTTTCAAGCGTGCCTACAGTGACAAAACTTCAATCAAAACCTCACTATGGAAACAATTCAAACTTATTACAACCTCGTAACATCGTAGATATTCTAAAATCTCCTATAGAACAATTATTAGACTATTTGATCGGAACCTTGTATGTAATTAACAATATAATCAAGAACCAGCAAAGCTCCGCCACCCTTACTGGTCCCGAAAAACCACCAAGGGTCATTTTTCCGAAAGCCATCGAAAAAcctgttgaaaaaatctttcttgCTCCAGTCATAAAGAAAGAAAACCCTATTCCCAAAAACAACATCAATAAGTCACCCATTTTAACACCCATCAAGCAATCTCCCCCGCCTAAACCTATTGTCAAGAAACCTATCCAATCCATGACCAAGAAACCCAGTTTTCCACCTGACtccaccaatttcaaaaatagcatACTTTTCTCATACCTCGGAGACTTGATCGGTTTAGGAGATTCTTCATCCGATCCTCtaataaatgccaaaattgcAGATCGAATACCAACTCAACAACCCGGAGTTACTGTAACTGTCGAAGGCAAAAATAACAGTATTTACATTGATAATATGCTCAGGTAtccaaatgatgaaattttcaagaatgatcATGAAGTTCGCATACGAATCCGGAGTGGAGATTTTTACGTGAATAATAACTTAGTGTTGAAGAAAGGACGTTCCGATCATGATCACGTTTTTTATTCTACTCACGAATTAAAACATCGAGGAGTTTCTTACTTTGTTCTGAAGATCTATTCCAATGGTACATTGCAGTACCATGACAATAAAGTAAAAGCCCAGAGTGTAAATTATTACACTCCTGTGCTGAGTTTGGGGTCCaacaaattcaatttcttttaa